A region of the Gouania willdenowi chromosome 1, fGouWil2.1, whole genome shotgun sequence genome:
GGCACTGATGTCACTTGAATGTCAGTCACTGAAGTTAGTTTGGAAAAAGAAACGTTTGTCAACAATGACCTAAATGCGTCTTACAGCGAAAGGCATCATGTAACATGGCAGAAGCTTTGaggacaaaaatgcaaaagatATTTGTAGTTCTCTATCCAAAACAGCATCCGTTCTTCCAACAACGGccaaagggggaaaaaatgttATGCCTCCTCAATCTCGGCCtatcacatttaaaagtaaagtaCAGTAAAACTAAAATTTTACAAATAATATGTGGCAAGATGAGGATCATAGAATAATCAATTTTGGTTACTGAACAATGCCACCTGGGGAATTTCACTCCAGGAAGTAATCACCAGTTGTATCAGGTAGGCTAAAGGCTACACAAGTTCGAAATTAACCACGGGGCAAGAGATAGTGTTCAAAGTACAAAGAATCTTTAGTAGAATGTTTGCTAAAAATCCCACATGCTATCGATACCTAATGCTATACAAGGCCAAGAGAGGGGAATGGACAGTGCTGGGTTACCTCGGTGGCCCGAAACCAAGGAGGGACGAGGAAACTATGTGACCACCCATGAcactgcacacaaacaaactataatgtgataaataaaaaaaaaccaccaccACCAGGAATTGGGTTGCCGCTTGGAGTCCACAGCGCTTGTCCACAGggaaaaggggaaaaataaaatggcCACACCGTAAACTGGTCATACAACACACtcacataaaaaataaacaatatagaaataacaaaatacaatataaccaAGAGCaatcaataaactacaaaatAGATCAAACTCAACAAATCAAAGTAATAACAGActttcaaatacaaaataaatacaaaataaatcaatacacAAATGAATGATCACCTAAATCaataaacaaaggaataatcacctaaatcaataaacaaacaacaaaaataattaaatctcCAACAGAATATAAACAacgcaaaacaaaagaaatacaaaataaatcaaactcaAAAGAGCATGGGCGGCTAATACTAAAACAGCCGCATCAACGCAGCTGCGGTATTCTGACAGCAGAACCAGGGAATATTAAAATCAAAGAAGCAATAGTATAAAGCCAGCTCAACACGGAGAGCCAAAACAGCAGCGCCGTCCAGAGAGCCGTGGTGGAGGATTAGCTTCTGTCTGGACCTCACTGGCGCAGTGTCACAGCAGGCCAGGCAGCGCTAGGTCCAAACTGTGGCACAGATTATACTGTACTTATTAGCTAGAAGACCAGCAAtaagaaaggaggaggagggagaacGGACCACGCCAACTCACCACAAGGATGCACAAACCCACCCAAGAGGACCTCTAGCGGGGCAGCCCAGTCCCCATAGCAACAGCAATCCTGCAACAAACAATAGCCTATATCACTGATAAGGTACGCTAAGCAGGAGGAAGAACAGCGGTGTGCATACCTGAACACTGAAGGGAAAGCGTGCGCTATAATCCCATGAGGATACACAAACCCTGTCACCACTTTTTCTTACTACACACGTGTTTGACTTCTTTCTGGACAAAaggaaataaagtatttcaCCTCTTCATTGTAAGGGCACTAAAAGTGTCTTTGTTggtaaaggtccagtattatgcagTTTTTAACCCATCTCCAACCCCAACTACATAATatatgaggtttattttcccaaaaacctctgttttctggagttttagccctcaaGAAAGTCAGTTTCAGACCGCTcctaaaaacgggctgttttttgggccttcatgcatatgcatgagtaggaGTAAACACACGCGCTGCTTCCGCATGTGTTCTTAGCACAGCAGCAGGAGAGTAAATCATTAAGacagtcactttcttctcctccttaccTCTTTTGACCACAGGAATAAttcatttaagatgatagtccattTTTCAACCGCTGCGTCGAATGGGGTCACtaacacatcagatcatcccatcAAAGCGATACAAGGCGATAAAACGactgctaaaaatgaaactgattgtgagcattTACGCTGCTCTTTGGATTATCTTTACatactgaacgtaaatatattatttgtgatattaactggaacctgcctttgctatgtttgttttacctgtgaggtagtttgagagggaggagctcacattattatgtagggtaggaggaggaGTTTGATGCAATATTGGGGCAAAATTTCAActcgcctgtttggagctgactttttacaaaatgtggaataacaagtgaggaaggaaacagaactttttcaactttggccctctgaatgaggataaagaaatgtttatcactgtagcaaaactataataaattgatttttttacaatactgcccctttaaaatcAGACATTTGTACAGCCGGCTGAACGCTATTAGTTATCCTTTACAATTCATTGACAACATTTCAAGCTGTAGCTGAACATCAACTTATAGCATCAACCAAAAGAAAACAGCCTCAGTGTCAATCCGACTGCGTCCTCTGTGCATCCCAGCCCAAGATGAAGTTCGACAACGTGTTGGAAAACGTTAATGGATTTGGGAGATTTCAGATCAGGACAATGTTGTTGTTGGTGATCTCTCGAACAACATTGCCCTTTCATTTCCTGCTGAATAATTTCATCGGTGCAGTCCCGTCTCACCACTGCAACATCAACTCGTTGGATGATGGAGGTGTTTTCAGTAATCTGTCTCTGGCTGACAGGATCACTGTTAGCATTCCTCTTCAACAAGACGGGAACCCCAGCTCCTGCGAAATGTTCTCACAGCCTCAGTATCACCTGCTGCTCAACTCCTCTGACTCCACTGAACCAATGCACACGGTTTCATGCAGCAATGGATGGATGTACGACCATGCCACCATCAGGTCCACTCTGGCCGGAGAGTTGagtttattatcattttcataatgttttattgtatttatcaaGCCTTTTAACCTCAGATTAAGGAAATTTCACTTTGATTTCTCTTGACTCACAGTGGGACCTGGTTTGTGACAATAAGAGACTGAACAGAGCTGTGGTCACCATCTTCTTCATCGGGGTAATGGTTGGAGCAGCAGTGTTTGGCTATCTGAGCGACAGGTGCTCCTATGATTTACCTCGCTAAAACAACAAAGCATTTCTAGTCAAGAGGTTTTCTGCTTCACACAGTTTGTCCAAACATGTATTGAGGTGGAAAACATTTTGCAAGAGCGGAACAATATATctataatgagaaaaaaaataaaatatgcctTAGAAAAGCGTAGTATCACTTTTTTTGGAACAAATATGCTGATGGTTTTGATTCATCTCAGAGATCATTGGTTGAAAAGACAATTGCACATGTGGTGCAGCTGAGGTGTACTTTTACACAGGTAAAGTTCTCATTCATTTAAAGATAATTAAGCATAGGTATATCTTTgaaacattcatttaaataaatttagATGAATCATCTCCTAATAATAAATGATCATATTGAACTTTCAAAAGTGCAGTTTCTCTCATTCAGTCTTTATATCATTTTCAAGTTTTCCCCCTAATTGGAGcatatatagatttttattattattattattattattattattattattattattattattattattattattattgttgttgttgtgaagcattgatttgtaattatttgttgtttcacaGGTTTGGCAGAAAAAAAGCTCTACTGGTTTCCTACGTGACCACTGCCTTCTTTGGGTTTGCCAGCGCATTTTCGcataattttttaatgtttgtttccaTGAGATTTTTCACTGGCGTTGGACTTTCTGGAATAAGCATGATCACCTATGTACTGTGTGAGTTGTCTGTTCTGTCTTTGCAGTTAATGATAATTGTTATATTGTAAATCACATAAATGTAAAGAATACCTGTCCATTACAAATAATACTAATAAGCTGGACAAATCAATCTATGTTGTGAGACACCAACGGAGCCACTGATTAATGTtttgaatgaaaacacaaatgttACATCTCTGGCTAATTGGATTTATCTTTTAATGTAAAAACCTGCTCCTCCCAGGCATCGAGTGGACCAGCATTAGCCATCGATCCACAGTAGGTATTTTATTGAGCTTGGACTGGACATTCTTCACAACTGTCCTCTCTCTCGTGACTTATTTTCTGAGAGATTGGAGACATCTGATTGCTGCTCTAACCTCCCCACTTTTACTAGCAATCATCTCCTGGTGGTAAGTGGAAGAAACATTTTATGAATGCACTAGCTCAACATAACGTGATGAGTATTTTAGTGCAAAGTAGTTTTGTGCAAACAGGTGGCTGCCTGAGTCTGCCAGGTGGCTCGCGAACAATGGAAATGTGGTTGATGCTCATTTTTACTTG
Encoded here:
- the LOC114463933 gene encoding solute carrier family 22 member 7-like gives rise to the protein MKFDNVLENVNGFGRFQIRTMLLLVISRTTLPFHFLLNNFIGAVPSHHCNINSLDDGGVFSNLSLADRITVSIPLQQDGNPSSCEMFSQPQYHLLLNSSDSTEPMHTVSCSNGWMYDHATIRSTLAGEWDLVCDNKRLNRAVVTIFFIGVMVGAAVFGYLSDRFGRKKALLVSYVTTAFFGFASAFSHNFLMFVSMRFFTGVGLSGISMITYVLCIEWTSISHRSTVGILLSLDWTFFTTVLSLVTYFLRDWRHLIAALTSPLLLAIISWWWLPESARWLANNGNVVDAHFYLNKCAKVNGREEFMTDLTPEILSKVVVTEKNRKYSYVDLVRTPGMRRLALLTGILWLGVACTYYGISLNLVGFGANIYLTQFIFGAIEFPAKAFIFFTCDKIGRRLNQVGMLASTGLCVFISMFIPAGKTTILTTVGALGKMFAEGAFTTAYLYTTELYPTVMRQNGMGHCSFMARIGVSVSPLVLLLEEFSVYLPSIIFCLTAVTAALSAQFLPETTNTRLPETIEDVEERKY